ttaaatttaaagttgattttaaggttttacttaatattatttttaagttttgattttagatcgtcaaaaatacatatataaaatttattaacaaattatttttcatttacaaatatgccgtttggatttttcaaccaaacaatcaccctgtGGATTATTATGGACAGAACCTGAACTGTGTGTTTTGtaaaaagaattatataaaagtaacCTTCTGAATATTGTTATAGCTAGTAGTAAATCATTCGTTTATACCTTAGATAACTgaaaatattagataataatcATTCACTGTATAccacctctgttttataacataagatgtttgacttttttattctaacgtttgatcattcatcttattcaaaaattgagtacaaatataaaaaatgataagttacgcttaaagtttcttttgataataaagtaagtcacaagtaaaataaataatttttttataatttttttaagtaaaacaaatggtaacttaaaaaattaaacatcttaatatacggagggagtaccgcTGATCACCTCAGATTGAAGCCTTCTCTTCACTCATTCCAGCGGTTTCCTCCTCCGGGTAAGCAGTGATACCCCCAAACCTCCAAAGATTCAACTTTCCCTCGGATCTTGCGGTTTGGTGAATTTCGCGATGCCCTCGCATTTACTCAACTTTTTAACCTGCCGGTTTCGTTCGGATTTATGCAACGTTtgctagtaaaaaaaaatgctgcaaGAATCGCTGAAACTCCTCGGGTTGTTTGGGTGAATAGGTTCTCCTGCCTTCGTTCCAGCATGGCTTCGCGAGCTCCAATCGCCATCCAAGACGAGAACTTGCCGATCTTCCGCGGTCATTATCCTGCTCCTACCATCCTCTGAATCCGCTTCTTGTTCTTGCGCGTGCTGATTTCTTGCTCTTTGACACGAAAGGGATTGGCGGCAAGAAGGCcggggccgcggccgcggcgagggcggTGGGGCGGCAGGAGCGCAAAGCCCTCGGGGACCTCAGCAAAGCACGGAAGGCTCCGCCGGCAAGCGCGGGAGggagagccgccgccgccgccgcggcggcagccaGTGGATCCAAGAATCTGGTTAAGCCGAGCTATCTGAGCGACGAGGAGTGGATGAAATGCTGCGAGTGGGCGAAGGACGGGATTGAAGCTGCCAGTTTCACGGGCAATGATATGCAGAAACTGCTCAGTGATAAGCGAGAAGAgcgtaagttttttttaaaaactcttCTTAACCTCAATTGTGATAAGATTTCACCTCAACTGTGTGCATAATCCTTACAAATGGGATGCCTTTTTTGGTGTTATTGTGGAATCCGTGATTCAGGTATACGGAAGAAGGTGGAGAAGGCAATGCGAACCATGAAACTCTCCATGGACAATCTTTATGACATTGATGTGCATTCAGAGGTAGAGTATAATGTAGCTCAATAGTGTTGTGAAACGTAATCGGTGCACCTGATGGATGTGACACAATTAACAAGACTAATGTCTTTAAGTATCTTAAGGTTGGGGTAAAAGTCAGTAAACAAGGAATTAATCGTTGAAACTTGAAAACATTTGAATTGTTGCCACCACTGATTTTAAGCATTTCTCTCTGACTAGCCGATATCTTAGCACAGTGTTCTGGAATTGGATTAAGGGTTACAGTGGCTTACTGTTTCTATCCTCGCCTACCACTTTGTGACTCTTATGAGATGGATTATTTATGCGTAGTAATAGTGATATGCAGAAAGCTGAACTTGTTATGTTAATGGGTAGGAATTGTGATGTGTACAAGCTGAACTTGTTCTGTTAATGCCATGAGCCCATGATAATGTATAGTACTATGCATTTGTGTACTTTCAGTTGATAATTgcactatttttatatttcaggCATGCATGGTGGATCCtgaagataaaacaaaattggaTCTTGACACAGAATTTCTTCCTCCAAAGCCATACTTAAGCTCAAGACTAGGTTCTCCTCCTTCCCTTCTTCTGCACCTCTTACATGCACTGCCACATGCATATCCGTCGCTGGCAATTTACTAAACTAGAGGGTTTTCTAGTAACCTTCTATAAATCAATTGAACCACAGAATTCAGATTCATCAATCCAGGgccttctttcttcttcaaaGAGAACAAGCCACTGCTATAAACTTTATGCAAactgctctcctctcttctaGGAGGCCTTGTGACTGactaagtttatttatattagaaaGTTGCTTGGGACGTTCAACATATGCTGGTGCATGCAAAATCTTTATGTTTTGGGTAACTGCTGAAACAGACCTATTATTTTCTTACAGGTGAACACGAGGCCAATTATGTCCTTTCTGACATGGAATTTGAACATGAAACTTTTGCTAATTGCAATTTAGACCTGAAGCTTAAGGATGAATACGGAACATAGTTCCCTGAGGTCTCCTACTCTCGAAGTACAGTGTACTGGGAATCTAGGATCATGTTCAACTCTTGTACCTCTAGTTGTATTGCATCTTTTTCTGTTCGTGGTGTGCCCATTCTCTTAACCAATCCAACTATTCTGGGCAGCCATGCAATTATTTCAGAAATTTTGCCATGTGCTAGACTGCTAGTCTACCTTCTTGTAGAGTGTAATGCTATCTTGTAGTTATTCCCACTCATGTTTTCTGGGGACACCAATGTTGAAGTGATAACTTGGCTTAACCTCATGTTATGCTGTCCATGTCATTTTAATTGCAAATGCTTTTATATGCTGCTTCTTTCCACCTCAAGTGAAACAATTGTAGCCATAAAATGGCAACCAGGTTTACTCATGCAAATGTAGTGCTTTTGGCCCCTCATGATGCATGAAGGGTGTGACTGTTCAAATTTCAATTGTCTTCCTTTTCCCCTACtacatacaaaattaaatatagaaagtTAAAAGTTTCAATAAAGTGGCAAGTCTAGAGTACTAAAGAACAGAGTGGGATAGTACCAGAATGTGTGAATGTTTACTTGGATTGTCGGTTACAGTTTGGGTTTAACATGACTTGCAGGACATAAAAGTGTGTGATCACATGGGTTGTTAACTAGAGCCaaaattacaatataaaagtGGTGTTTTAAAGGTGACAAAACATGTAGGTGGTCAATGATATCTGAATTTCATATCTTACTGGACCATTGGAAGAAGATGCATACAATGCACGGACAAGATTAGATAAGTTTGCCAGCAGTTTGGCAGATGTTGAATGCTTGAGTGTGAAGTATGTACAAACATTCCTTGTGGTACAAAGTtaacatttatttgttttcatccTGAGTTATTTTTTGCCTCATCACCTATAAATAGCTCTCCTTTGTCGAGAAACACTACCAGAGATAGAAATTTGCAAGTGATCAAGAGCTGACTTGCTTGCCTTTGCCATGGAGAAGAATTCTGCATGCCTACCACCAAGCAAGGGAAACATGATCACAATTCTAAGTATTGATGGAGGTGGGGTGAAGGGTATCATCCCGGCTGTTATGCTGTTATTCCTTGAATCTAAACTTCAGGTCAATCCTATATTTCTTGATTTCTATCTCATGTACAATCGCTATCCTTTCAGTCAAAGTAACTTCTTCTCACCTTGAAATTTTGATCTGACCTTTCACCAACATGAGTCCTTTGTCTCTTTGACTAACATTATCTCTGCTCATGTCTGCCAGTACCTTACTTGTTGcctgttgttttgttttgctctTCTAGGAGCTTGATGGGAAGGATGCTCGGATTGCAAATTACTTTGATGTCATCGCCGGCACAAGCACAGGTGGGCTTATTGCAGGAATGCTAGCAGCTCCATCACCGGGCAATGCCAAGCAACCGTGCTGTGAGGCTAAGGATATTGTCCCGTTTTACCTCAAGCATTCCCCCTACATCTTCCCGCACATGTAAGTATGTATTACAGGCTTCAGTTAATACTATAATAAGCTTTGTAAATTGAAATTACATATTTGTGTATTTCCATCTGAGGTCAGTAGAGAAGCCATGACTGTATTTAAGTGTTTATAGTAAGTCAATTTGAGTTGAAGTATTCTCttgttgattgatttttaagtaGCTATGAAATACAAAAGGTATCTTGTCAAATGTATTTTGCAACCAGGACTGGAACTTTTGGTTGGTTCTTCAACATCTTGGGCATCATAAAGATGGTCATTGGACCAAAGTATGATGGAAAATACCTGCACAAACTAATCAATGATCTTCTTGGCGACACAAGGATGAAAGAAACATTGACAAATGTTGTGATTCCCACTTTTGATGTGAAGTGTGTAAAGCCAATAATATTCAGCACATTCAAGGTTCCTTCTGTGAACTTAGTGTATCATGCCACATTATGATTCTTTTTAGGGGTGAAGGGTGAACTAATTTATCTACTATGATCCAGGCGAGACATAAGCCCTTAAAAAATGCTCGTCTTGCTGATGTATGTATTGGTACATCTGCGGCACCAACCTTTCTCCCTGCACACTATTTTGAAACCGTGGATCGCACTGGTGCATCACAAAGCTTCAACATTATTGATGGTGGCATGGCAGCAAACAATCcagtatgttttttctttggcaTTTTTTTGAAGTTAACTTCTGTTAGGTTTAAATTTCCATGTGCACTATACTTAATGCAATATGTTTTTTCCCATTATGTTTTGCGCACACTTAACATCAACCTCTAGTGCCAAACTGGACGCGATAATATTTAAGATGCAAACTTGTCTTGAGGTACTATAATTTGACAGACTTTGGTGGCCATGGGTGAGATAACAAAGCAGATCAAGCGGAAGAGCGAGGAGTTCCCTGAAACCGAGCCCTTGGATTACCGCAAGTATCTGGTGATATCATTGGGTACTGGTCTGCCAGAGAATGATATCATGTTTGATGCAAGAAATGTTGCCAAATGGGGCGTTTTTCGATGGATAGGTGGAGAAGATACAATGCCTTTGCTCAATATGTTCTTCCATGCCAGCTCAGATATGGCTGACACACTTGTTGCAGACCTCTTCAGTGCAATTGGATGTTCACACCAACTACTGCGCGTCCAGGTACATGATCCATGCTTTTTACAGTCTAGTGTCATGGGTTCAAGGcccattatttatttgttgtgtGCTAAAAATTGTAATAAAAACTTCTATATTTTGTTCAGGATCACAACATCCCAATAGGGGCAATATCTAATGACCTCTCAACGGAGGATCATCTTCAACAGTTGGTTAAGATAGGAGAAAATCTTCTCAACAAGCCACTAAGCAAGGAAGAGTGTGAGAAAAACAACATTGAGCCATTGCCAAACCTTCATGGCCATGTGACCTATGCAGACATGCTCACACGGTTTGCAAAGCTACTTTCTGAGGAGAGAAAGCTAAGGATGCAGAACATGAAGCTGGATGCTGGTCCTAGCACACGTGAAACGTGAGATGTTTTGAACAGATGTCTCACACTTGAGATAGCTATTTCTATCTGAAGTGTGAAACATTGTGTGGTAGTGCCTTTATTTTCATCAAGAACAGTAGTTGGACAAGTTTGTACAATCTGTGTGTGCTGTGTGTTACCTGTTCgaactctaaaatatatagggCTATGGGTCTGTTTGGCACGGCTCTAGCTCCACCCGAAAAGGGAGGGAAGAACCGGAGAAGGCTATAGTGTTCTGAAAGAATAAACTAGATGAGTGGAGCTGGATTCAGATCACTCCATACCTCCACTCCGGTCTCCGCTTTAGGAGTGAGATTTTACGAGCCCTGCCAAAAAATGATGAATAAATGAAGACTGTATTTGCATATACCGTGTGTTATCATGCGTGTGATTTCAGCAATCTAgaggatgattgtttggtttttccataaaaaaaataaatgatatatttacaagtgaaaaataatttattatatatatatatatttttattgatataaaagtcaaagctagtaaataagcataagcgaaagaCAGGGATATAATATCATTTTCGCTTAACAGTCATCAGTGGCTGTTTCAGTTAGCAGAGTATAATAACTGATCCCTACATAATTCTGTTGATGCAGGACTAGGTATCCAGCTCAACCAATCATTGCTTCCTGCTTCCTTTCTAATTAAACTCACAAGAAAATACTTTCCCCCTTTGTTTATTCTTAGTACCGTTAATTAGAAGCTTCCACATCAATGTGGCTAGCTCAGTAGCTCCTGGGTACATCCACCACACTACACCTTTTCAGAACACACAGTCATGGCTTGGATAATTAAGTATACTGCTGTCAGTTAAGCTAGTATGACTAATTAACTAACCCTGATGTGATTGGCAACTACTGAAAGGTATGccaaatatatatcatcatcaaTCTATATAGCAGTTTCAACACTGTTCTTGCCTTCTTGGGCTCAGCTAATCCCATATTCTTCTCCCTGCACAGCACCAAATATACATGATGAGTGCATTAATTAGCACAAATCTTTGAAACGAATGGAGTGTTTAGGTAGACAGAGGGACGGACAGCCAGTCTGTTTGAGCCAGTTTTGTGCCGGCCCATCGCTATAATTCTTGTCGTTAGAGATATCACTTGGCTTGCACGTCAGAGATGAGATGATCGATATCCCGCATGTGCTCTTGGCTGTATGAATATGATCTCACCATCGAACAGTTAATACCTGACTTGACCTGCACCAACCTTAGTTTTTCAGTTCAGAAAACAAGTACCAACTGTTAGCTCAAAACAGTATTAACTATAATGAGATTTTAGTGAAGAGAAAgagtttctttttaatctcttatGATAGTTGAAAAGTCACAGTTTCTTTGTTATGCTatgcaataaattttttttattaggatTAATCCGTTGAAGCTCTTGTCtactgtgtttttttatttctggaTCTAACGGAAAGCTTGCAGAATAATCGTTCATTTTTAAGTTCAATTGGGCTAAAcgaaaacaaatttattagGGATTTAGGGTGGCTGGTTTTGGATTTGGAGACAAGAAGATAAAATACTACTGCTAATGAAACTGGCCAACGGCTTGTAGTCCATTTGCTGCTTAAATTATAATCTCGAGACCCACTTcaacagcatgcatgcatgattgacTAAGTGATGACTAGTGCTATTAGTAGCATCATTTCCTGATTATCTTCAGGATTAGTATACTAGTTGCCTAGAACTGCGTATATGCATGGATGCGGCGCTGCGGCGGCTATCTCTGTGATTAGCAACTGAGAATTAAGAAATCAGGGGTGTCATGAGTGTGACATGAAGTTTTAAATGGAGTTTAAGCTGGTAGGTTAGTAGCAAATTAGATTTGGGACTCATGACACAATTGTCTGCATTATTCAGACTAACTCTGCTATGAAACCTGCTTCTAGATTGGACGATGAAGACCTGAAATATTCATCAAACTTtgctgatttttttgaaactaaatgAAATTTGAAACCTCCTCATTATTGGCACTAGCTACTAGTATCAGCACTATATGTTGGCTGTTGACCGTGTAGCCGCATATTGATCAGCAACCTGCCGATCATCGATGAacttaaactaattaattagcagcCCTAAAGTAGGGAATAATGCATGGCATCTTTATGGAAGTAATGATGATTAGTGCCCATCTGTGATAATGGTCATCACCAGTTCATGCCACCTTTCAGCCTTCAACTGTACACTTCTGTATTCGTGAAAAAACACTGTGCACTTCTatttgaagtgaggttcagaaGCTAGCTAACAGCAATTGAAGCAGACATAATTGAAGGCTAATACATGGACATGCAAAATCGTACACGACGAACACTACAAGAACCACAGCAAGTGATGTCCATCGGTGCAATTAACCCAATCAAGAACAGATCAATCGTAATTAAGAATCATTCCTCTGTATATCCTGCACTTGACAGCGACTTCATAgtacacatacatatacagAATACAGGTTACCTACATCAATCAATTGATCTCTCACTCTCTGCATGATTTCTCTCACCCTCACACTTACTGATACACACATCTACGTGTGATGAACAGTGAAAGTTTAATTAACACAAATACTGAAAGATGCACACAAGTTCAGAGATTTGTGTGGCAGAAATCTCTGAacagctgcatgcatggaagTATCCATCACACATTTGATCTGATCTTGTGTGGTACAAAAGAGGTTAGTGGCCAAGAAAAATCAGGTGCCATTTTCTGCCGACATATCTTCCAAATTTGAATTGGCAGCTAGATAGTGCTGAAACTTTTCATCTGGTCTTGCGGTTAATCCATCCAAAATTTATTGTGAACACCAAGACATGCACAAGTCGACATCCATGGCAGACATCACTAGatatatattgtaatattGTTCATCgaatcaaaaacaaaaggttaGAATCACCAAAGAAACTTTATTTGACTCTAGCTAGTGATATATGTAGTGGCTGTGGTGGTCCAATAAAGAATCTTTTGGaggtagaaaaaaaagggggtgAAGAGTAGTTTAGTGTAGTGACCCGTTTAGCTTAAaagttttcatatataaaatggaATGGCTTTTGGCCACAAAAAAGGGGGGTTTGTGGGGTCAGACCCACACTAGCCGGTTTATGCGTGGCTCAAATCAACTGTGCTTTGGATTACAGGATTAATTGCAGCTGGTTTTTTGATAATGATCGTGACTTGCAAGTGTGCATGGCACTATGGTTGGATCGGTTTTGCTTCGTCTTGAAAAGTGATGAAAAATGGGTTTCTTACTATGGCAGCTTCTATCCAACTGGCGagaaatggattaattaagatgATGTCACTTGGTTTGCTTGCCAAATATATAGagattaaatattattaaaatgatggatggatataggttaaatattatttaaaaaaaatagaaactacGAAATGACATAAAGTTCTAAAATACATAGATGTGATACACACGTGTATTAGGTTTGATGACTAGAAATTAACCTATTCCGTTGGAACGGATACCGTTCTTTTAGTATTTCTACAAAAATAATGGTACGAAGAATGATGATCTAGCATGTTGAgatttaattcaattaaattcaTGCATTTATCCTGCTAATCGGCAGCTGGCCAGAGCTAGCAGCTAGCGAGTGAGGTTGACGTGGATCAAGAGAGTGGCCACGAATCGGTCGAGCCCCACGCGGGCACGCCACGTCGGAGGAAGGATCCCGCCGTTCGCGTGGGCCCCACAGCGCCACGTGGACGCATGCAAAGCTGCCTGCGTcagcatcgtcgtcgtcgtcggtggtcAGACGGCCGCACCGGTCGCGAGGGGACGCCGGCGTTCGCCGCTCCTCCGCCACAAGCTCTCCCCGGCCAGCCGGCCGCGAGCTTATCCATCCACGTAGGCAGGGCAGgcccccaccgcctctccCCGTGGGCCCCAACGTAGTCCACGTATGAATATcagttttgtaaaaaaatatatatagttcataTAATAATCGTCCCAGCACCAATTTAGTGTGATTCAAAGAACAAACTTGACTTAGCTCGCTAGGTAAATACTAGGTGCATTgctatggataaaaatatatttaatatattttaaaataaataaataagacatattttccaaaaaaaattagtatcgaccttttattatatataatttgtttacttagtttaaatttatatgtgaatATTGTTCTTAGTGTCAATAAATTCAAGAGATAATAATTTGCAGAATTTATAATAGGATGATACAGGGTGCCAGTGAAATATTATACTATAGTGTAAATCTATAAACCTTCTTATGTATAATACTGAATAACACTATCTTCTACTCCTACTAGCTAATAGAGCCTACTGAGCCAAATATTACATTGTTACcgttttctttccttttacaaacataaacagaatatattattataaattaaaaaataatttataattaaaaaattatataaatattcttaacagtgaaccaaaaattaaactatgataaaaaccctcaaaattaactttaaatttaaattttaacatatataagGATAAGGATAAATATAAAGATGAGACGTAGTACCATTTCATGTATTCATATATAATAAGAGTACGTACGAAAGCAGGATACAAACCcactataatttatatatttataagacaaagagtaaaaataaaataaaaaaaggcatGGGCTCTCCTACATCTACAAACGAGCAAGTGATGTATGCGATCGAGTGGGCTACACGTAATTAATGACCGGGTGAGAACAGTGCCACGTCACCGGCTGAAGAAACCTATAAGcgcattcccaacccataagATTAGATATGGTTTCTAAGAAATTAGTACTAGACTTTACTCTTCTAATGCAAACAACACTATttcacacttaaatttaatactacttATCTAACATAATATCTTAGATGTTGTGTAAAAACCATGTCTGATGTAAGACAtggttttattctctttcctcatttattcacttgctatattattttttatcttctgtgacaacttatttaatgttatagatACCTTATTAGGTTGGGAATTCTAATTATGTTACCCAGCACGCGGCCACCAGTAATAATGATACCGGGCTGGGGGCCTGtctggtgggccccacccgatGACAATCTAGTCAGAGGTGCGCCTAATTTTCAGTCCACGTCACCTTCATCCGGTATAATTTCCGGTACGTACACATGGACAAGTGTTGTATATCTAACTAATCTAAGTGCACTAAATGACTATATTTAGTATAGTAATCTATCCGTTTCAATCTCACAAAATGCGCACATGGACACGATTCCCACCGTTTAGAAAGCATTTcagtaattcaaaatttatacgataacataaacatttttatgatgtttttaaatacaTGGAAGTAAGTTCATGCATTTTCATCTCTATCCTAGTTTATTTACTAAAGATCATGagaatagttttattttggaaggtgtagcagtagtaTACATGCagtaatataagtatattcgAAATATTTTACCTGATTATCTACTTGAGTGCAAAAGGCACAAGTGATATGGTATATGAACTAAGTTATTATGATTCAAAATATAGTCCCATAAATATTATGCACATATATTCAAAATCACAAGCGTCGCATGTCAAGAcacatttatacatatatgagtGCATTATTCTATGTATGCATTTTTCGTGTAATCTGAAGAAAAATGCCCGAGTGCCAAATAATAGAGGTTAAACAAAACATTTAGTTATGCCAACTGCCAGCATGAGTAAAATAAACAGCTCTTGCTCTTCAGTGTAGAGACAGGTAGCTGTGCAATTAGGGATGCATGACTAAAATAGGGCCAgcttattagaaaaaaaaagcacaaaaaacacactccaaaaaaaactcttacaAAATTAGGCCAACACAAAACAGCCATAAAATTAGTCATAGTCACCTAAAACTAGCCCCAAAACAATATTCTAACCAATTAAAGGGCCCTTTTTTTAACCAAGAAATGATTTTTACCTCTTTATAAATAGGCCAAGACCAAGCCCACCTGATGAGGCAGCAACCAGCGAGAGAAAAATGGCGGCCATCTCCACCACCGCCTACTTCTCCTCGCAGCCGCAGCTTCCCTCCACGCCCGCACCCacggccacggccgccgccaccgccaagccCAGCACCATCGGCGGTAGGCCGGCAAGGCGGCATCagcggaggagcagcagcagcttcgtGATGCTGgaagcagcggcggccggcggcggcggggcggtgggGAGGACGAGGAGCCTGACGGAGGAGGACCTGGAGGAGCTCAAGGGCTGCCTCGACCTCGGCTTCGGGTTCGCCTACCACGAGATCCCCGAGCTGTGCGGGACGCTCCCTGCGCTGGAGCTCTGCTACTCCATGACGCGGAGGTTCCTCGACGAGCAGCGGGCGCCCGGGCAggagcccgcgccgccggcgacgccgccgctccccaaCTGGAGAATCTCCGGTCCTGGTAAGCTTTTCCtgtgcaaattttggtttttgtttttttttttccggtaAAGGTGTGATTTTTATGTTGATTTGTTGGAGCTTTCTGATTCGGGAGGATTAGAGGTGATTGGGCTTAGATGTAAGATTGAGTTTTTTGGGTTCATTTGGTGAGGAAGGTGGACGCGCTGTTTAATATTGAGATGTGTGTGGCAAACTGCACTTCGTTAGTAGTTCATTGTCCGTGAAAGAAatgattaatttatgttttgcCCAGGTAGGATGAGAGTATGTTTGCAGTAATATATCAGGTGCGTTTATCCATTAGCTTACTTGTTGAATTCCGTGTAGATTATACCGCTGTTTTTTCTAACAAGTGGTTTGCAATATGGTGGTAGTATTAATAATGAAGAAATATTCTGAATCTGATGCTTGTAATGAATAAAGATATCGGACATGATAATGGAATGGAGTAGTTTTCAAGCAACATGCATGTAGGCAACCCCCAGAGTAGGGAAATTTACATGCTTTTGTTGGAGATTATTGGGTGCCTAATTTCGGCTTTTTGATTGACCTGTGCATACGTATTGATGGCTTGCTCTATTGAATCGATGCATAGTttgtaattataaaaaaacttataatagCAATTCCAGCTGGATAGATGTTGTGGATGCCAGCTTGCTGTAGCTGTTTAAGGCAATCTATTAACAACTCTCTCATACGCTTAATACCAATTGCTGTATTCAACCCCTTGGCCTTAAGATTTTGGTTCAGTCAATCcttcttgtgtgtgtgtggtggtGAGGAGAGTGGGGTTAGGATTTTTCTGTTGTCCCAATGACGCTTGCATCTTATACCACATATGGCACAAGTTGTTTGGCAGAGAGAATCGGGTgcgttttcttttgctttgtttCATAGAAGGAATTTGGATGACATACACCGCAAATTTCTTGACACAAGTGAAGACTGCAAATAGTGCCAAACTTTTGGTTGTCGTCAATTCTACGGTTCTCTAAATTgatacaaatacaaaataaaaagacaaaGGAAGTTTTAGCATAGGAAATGGAGGAAACAATGCTTGCATTCTCATGATAGAGCACTCAAGGTGAAAGAAACAGATGTGCTTTGTTTATTGTTCTCGCTTTTCATAGTAAGTGCGAACTGTCTTCTGTAAGACAAACTTCACAAGAAAGCAAAGCAAGAGTAGCCCCACTGGGAATTATGCTCCTCTCCTTTGTCCTTTCCAACACATGTTTCCTCTGTCAAAAATAAATTCGAAGAAATACTGTTCTTTCCTATCAAGaatgttcattttatttctaaaacgAAAGAGAGTACCTCAACATGTTCTCTGTACCTATTACATGGACTGTCCATTTATTAATCTGGAGactatgttttcttttgtaacTGATCTATTCATGCAAGCCATACTATTCCTTGCTGATCAATAGGTTCTGAATTCTTATAGGTGATGACCCGGAGGAAGTGAAAGCTAGACTGAAGTACTGGGCTCAGGCAGTGGCATGCACTGTCAAACTCTGCAGTTAGTGGTGGTTGGCTGCCTGCTGGTTCATCCCACAATGTCTATCCTATTGACGGGCAGAACTTCAGGTGGTTGAAGTTGAAGAATTCACTTTATATGGTTTTGAGGTCAGGTGAGCAAATTCACTGAGGATCGCGCCTCGTGGTATCGAGGCAACACGATCGATCAGttctttttgcaaaacatCAAAGGGGGAGAGACTGGTACCACCACGGA
This is a stretch of genomic DNA from Oryza brachyantha chromosome 1, ObraRS2, whole genome shotgun sequence. It encodes these proteins:
- the LOC102710354 gene encoding uncharacterized protein LOC102710354 isoform X1 — its product is MQRLLVKKNAARIAETPRVVWVNRFSCLRSSMASRAPIAIQDENLPIFRGIGGKKAGAAAAARAVGRQERKALGDLSKARKAPPASAGGRAAAAAAAAASGSKNLVKPSYLSDEEWMKCCEWAKDGIEAASFTGNDMQKLLSDKREERIRKKVEKAMRTMKLSMDNLYDIDVHSEACMVDPEDKTKLDLDTEFLPPKPYLSSRLGEHEANYVLSDMEFEHETFANCNLDLKLKDEYGT
- the LOC102710354 gene encoding uncharacterized protein LOC102710354 isoform X2, whose product is MASRAPIAIQDENLPIFRGIGGKKAGAAAAARAVGRQERKALGDLSKARKAPPASAGGRAAAAAAAAASGSKNLVKPSYLSDEEWMKCCEWAKDGIEAASFTGNDMQKLLSDKREERIRKKVEKAMRTMKLSMDNLYDIDVHSEACMVDPEDKTKLDLDTEFLPPKPYLSSRLGEHEANYVLSDMEFEHETFANCNLDLKLKDEYGT
- the LOC102710644 gene encoding patatin-like protein 2 — encoded protein: MEKNSACLPPSKGNMITILSIDGGGVKGIIPAVMLLFLESKLQELDGKDARIANYFDVIAGTSTGGLIAGMLAAPSPGNAKQPCCEAKDIVPFYLKHSPYIFPHMTGTFGWFFNILGIIKMVIGPKYDGKYLHKLINDLLGDTRMKETLTNVVIPTFDVKCVKPIIFSTFKARHKPLKNARLADVCIGTSAAPTFLPAHYFETVDRTGASQSFNIIDGGMAANNPTLVAMGEITKQIKRKSEEFPETEPLDYRKYLVISLGTGLPENDIMFDARNVAKWGVFRWIGGEDTMPLLNMFFHASSDMADTLVADLFSAIGCSHQLLRVQDHNIPIGAISNDLSTEDHLQQLVKIGENLLNKPLSKEECEKNNIEPLPNLHGHVTYADMLTRFAKLLSEERKLRMQNMKLDAGPSTRET
- the LOC102710928 gene encoding uncharacterized protein LOC102710928; protein product: MAAISTTAYFSSQPQLPSTPAPTATAAATAKPSTIGGRPARRHQRRSSSSFVMLEAAAAGGGGAVGRTRSLTEEDLEELKGCLDLGFGFAYHEIPELCGTLPALELCYSMTRRFLDEQRAPGQEPAPPATPPLPNWRISGPGDDPEEVKARLKYWAQAVACTVKLCS